A part of Odontesthes bonariensis isolate fOdoBon6 chromosome 23, fOdoBon6.hap1, whole genome shotgun sequence genomic DNA contains:
- the LOC142374436 gene encoding monocarboxylate transporter 7-like isoform X3, producing the protein MELCRAKITQFLGPNVYSEAPDGGWGWVIAVAFFLVEVFTYGTIKSFGIFLQDLMEEFGETTSRVSWIVSICVFVMTFNGPLSSVLTNRFGFQVVVMIGGLLISSGTIATSFTGSINQIYITYGLVTGLGYCLTFLPTVTILSQYFNHRRSLVTAVASTGESLSMFALAPAFSALRDNIGWRHTMVVIGALQSIIIICGVLLRPIIIKARPSPKELEPLRTQEKPEDTNLEDSVGTGDAGVQSLRENSKVEENGLLHKEDRLETEHMSVGISKVEIKESETEKINRDAEKQLMSDEETKSGNEQLPAKNSRLIDFSILRECSFILYSLFGLCATLGFFAPPLYIIELSVSRGVERDKAAYMLSTIAVAEILGRFSIGWILTRKQFVTRKLLVLLACVITMAADLLGFTLVTEFYGLVVCCALYGFFMGTLACTHIPMLAEDEVVGIERMSSAAGVYVFIQSFAGLAGPPLGGVLVDATQNYGAAFYSCAIGMALSAVFLGLVKPAKRGLFCRRTSSKPSEDECERTESRGQSGGQKPDQRTNITNNCSESHGKLYVDQTGATEDVEEGTPCS; encoded by the exons ATGGAACTGTGCagagcaaagataacacaattCCTGGGACCCAATGTCTACTCAGAGGCCCCTGATGGAGGCTGGGGATGGGTGATCGCCGTTGCCTTTTTTCTAGTGGAAGTTTTCACCTACGGCACCATTAAGAGTTTTGGCATCTTCCTCCAGGACCTGATGGAAGAGTTTGGGGAGACCACCAGTCGGGTCTCCTGGATTGTTTCTATCTGCGTCTTTGTCATGACCTTCAATG GTCCTCTCTCCTCTGTGTTGACAAACCGCTTCGGTTTCCAAGTTGTTGTAATGATCGGAGGATTACTTATTTCCTCTGGTACCATTGCCACCAGCTTTACTGGCTCCATCAATCAAATATACATCACCTATGGCTTAGTTACAG GCCTGGGCTACTGTCTGACCTTCCTGCCCACTGTGACCATCCTTTCGCAGTATTTTAACCATCGGCGGTCTCTGGTCACAGCTGTAGCTTCCACCGGGGAGTCCTTGTCAATGTTTGCCCTGGCACCAG CATTTTCTGCACTGAGAGACAATATTGGCTGGCGACATACCATGGTAGTGATTGGGGCTCTGCaaagcatcatcatcatctgtggTGTGCTGCTTCGGCCGATCATTATCAAAGCCAGGCCGTCACCAAAAGAGCTAGAGCCCCTGAGGACGCAAGAGAAGCCAGAGGACACAAACCTCGAGGACTCTGTAGGAACTGGAGACGCAGGTGTCCAGTCTCTGAGAGAAAACAGTAAGGTAGAGGAGAATGGTTTATTGCATAAAGAAGACAGGTTAGAGACAGAGCATATGTCAGTAGGAATAAGTAAGGTGGAGATTAAAGAGTcagaaacagagaaaataaacaGAGATGCAGAGAAACAGCtgatgagtgatgaagaaacTAAATCAGGCAATGAACAGCTACCGGCAAAGAATTCTAGACTCATAGACTTCTCCATCCTCAGAGAGTGTAGCTTCATTTTATATTCTCTGTTTGGGCTTTGTGCCACTTTGGGCTTTTTTGCCCCTCCGCTCTACATCATCGAGCTGAGTGTGAGTCGCGGTGTCGAACGGGACAAAGCCGCCTACATGCTCTCCACCATAGCCGTGGCGGAAATCTTGGGCCGATTCTCCATTGGCTGGATCCTAACGCGGAAGCAGTTCGTGACGAGGAAGCTTCTGGTGCTCCTTGCCTGTGTCATCACAATGGCCGCCGATCTTTTGGGATTCACTTTGGTGACAGAGTTCTATGGCCTGGTTGTGTGTTGTGCTTTGTATGGGTTCTTCATGGGAACCCTGGCATGCACCCACATACCCATGCTGGCTGAAGACGAAGTGGTGGGCATAGAGAGAATGTCTTCAGCTGCTGGTGTCTATGTGTTCATTCAAAGTTTTGCCGGGCTGGCTGGACCACCACTTGGAG GTGTGCTTGTGGATGCGACTCAGAACTACGGTGCAGCTTTCTACTCCTGCGCGATCGGCATGGCCCTGAGTGCTGTGTTCCTGGGTTTGGTAAAACCTGCAAAGAGAGGATTGTTCTGTAGGAGGACAAGCTCCAAACCCTCCGAAGACGAATGTGAAAGGACAGAGAGCAGGGGACAGAGTGGGGGGCAGAAACCAGACCAAAGAACTAACATCACGAACAACTGCTCCGAGTCACATGGCAAACTGTACGTAGACCAGACGGGAGCCACAGAGGACGTCGAGGAGGGTACACCTTGTTCTTGA
- the LOC142374436 gene encoding monocarboxylate transporter 7-like isoform X1: MQRAEHVGVYSGSTRAKKGLFLKEISFSKDMELCRAKITQFLGPNVYSEAPDGGWGWVIAVAFFLVEVFTYGTIKSFGIFLQDLMEEFGETTSRVSWIVSICVFVMTFNGPLSSVLTNRFGFQVVVMIGGLLISSGTIATSFTGSINQIYITYGLVTGLGYCLTFLPTVTILSQYFNHRRSLVTAVASTGESLSMFALAPAFSALRDNIGWRHTMVVIGALQSIIIICGVLLRPIIIKARPSPKELEPLRTQEKPEDTNLEDSVGTGDAGVQSLRENSKVEENGLLHKEDRLETEHMSVGISKVEIKESETEKINRDAEKQLMSDEETKSGNEQLPAKNSRLIDFSILRECSFILYSLFGLCATLGFFAPPLYIIELSVSRGVERDKAAYMLSTIAVAEILGRFSIGWILTRKQFVTRKLLVLLACVITMAADLLGFTLVTEFYGLVVCCALYGFFMGTLACTHIPMLAEDEVVGIERMSSAAGVYVFIQSFAGLAGPPLGGVLVDATQNYGAAFYSCAIGMALSAVFLGLVKPAKRGLFCRRTSSKPSEDECERTESRGQSGGQKPDQRTNITNNCSESHGKLYVDQTGATEDVEEGTPCS, from the exons GACATGGAACTGTGCagagcaaagataacacaattCCTGGGACCCAATGTCTACTCAGAGGCCCCTGATGGAGGCTGGGGATGGGTGATCGCCGTTGCCTTTTTTCTAGTGGAAGTTTTCACCTACGGCACCATTAAGAGTTTTGGCATCTTCCTCCAGGACCTGATGGAAGAGTTTGGGGAGACCACCAGTCGGGTCTCCTGGATTGTTTCTATCTGCGTCTTTGTCATGACCTTCAATG GTCCTCTCTCCTCTGTGTTGACAAACCGCTTCGGTTTCCAAGTTGTTGTAATGATCGGAGGATTACTTATTTCCTCTGGTACCATTGCCACCAGCTTTACTGGCTCCATCAATCAAATATACATCACCTATGGCTTAGTTACAG GCCTGGGCTACTGTCTGACCTTCCTGCCCACTGTGACCATCCTTTCGCAGTATTTTAACCATCGGCGGTCTCTGGTCACAGCTGTAGCTTCCACCGGGGAGTCCTTGTCAATGTTTGCCCTGGCACCAG CATTTTCTGCACTGAGAGACAATATTGGCTGGCGACATACCATGGTAGTGATTGGGGCTCTGCaaagcatcatcatcatctgtggTGTGCTGCTTCGGCCGATCATTATCAAAGCCAGGCCGTCACCAAAAGAGCTAGAGCCCCTGAGGACGCAAGAGAAGCCAGAGGACACAAACCTCGAGGACTCTGTAGGAACTGGAGACGCAGGTGTCCAGTCTCTGAGAGAAAACAGTAAGGTAGAGGAGAATGGTTTATTGCATAAAGAAGACAGGTTAGAGACAGAGCATATGTCAGTAGGAATAAGTAAGGTGGAGATTAAAGAGTcagaaacagagaaaataaacaGAGATGCAGAGAAACAGCtgatgagtgatgaagaaacTAAATCAGGCAATGAACAGCTACCGGCAAAGAATTCTAGACTCATAGACTTCTCCATCCTCAGAGAGTGTAGCTTCATTTTATATTCTCTGTTTGGGCTTTGTGCCACTTTGGGCTTTTTTGCCCCTCCGCTCTACATCATCGAGCTGAGTGTGAGTCGCGGTGTCGAACGGGACAAAGCCGCCTACATGCTCTCCACCATAGCCGTGGCGGAAATCTTGGGCCGATTCTCCATTGGCTGGATCCTAACGCGGAAGCAGTTCGTGACGAGGAAGCTTCTGGTGCTCCTTGCCTGTGTCATCACAATGGCCGCCGATCTTTTGGGATTCACTTTGGTGACAGAGTTCTATGGCCTGGTTGTGTGTTGTGCTTTGTATGGGTTCTTCATGGGAACCCTGGCATGCACCCACATACCCATGCTGGCTGAAGACGAAGTGGTGGGCATAGAGAGAATGTCTTCAGCTGCTGGTGTCTATGTGTTCATTCAAAGTTTTGCCGGGCTGGCTGGACCACCACTTGGAG GTGTGCTTGTGGATGCGACTCAGAACTACGGTGCAGCTTTCTACTCCTGCGCGATCGGCATGGCCCTGAGTGCTGTGTTCCTGGGTTTGGTAAAACCTGCAAAGAGAGGATTGTTCTGTAGGAGGACAAGCTCCAAACCCTCCGAAGACGAATGTGAAAGGACAGAGAGCAGGGGACAGAGTGGGGGGCAGAAACCAGACCAAAGAACTAACATCACGAACAACTGCTCCGAGTCACATGGCAAACTGTACGTAGACCAGACGGGAGCCACAGAGGACGTCGAGGAGGGTACACCTTGTTCTTGA
- the LOC142374436 gene encoding monocarboxylate transporter 7-like isoform X2: protein MDMELCRAKITQFLGPNVYSEAPDGGWGWVIAVAFFLVEVFTYGTIKSFGIFLQDLMEEFGETTSRVSWIVSICVFVMTFNGPLSSVLTNRFGFQVVVMIGGLLISSGTIATSFTGSINQIYITYGLVTGLGYCLTFLPTVTILSQYFNHRRSLVTAVASTGESLSMFALAPAFSALRDNIGWRHTMVVIGALQSIIIICGVLLRPIIIKARPSPKELEPLRTQEKPEDTNLEDSVGTGDAGVQSLRENSKVEENGLLHKEDRLETEHMSVGISKVEIKESETEKINRDAEKQLMSDEETKSGNEQLPAKNSRLIDFSILRECSFILYSLFGLCATLGFFAPPLYIIELSVSRGVERDKAAYMLSTIAVAEILGRFSIGWILTRKQFVTRKLLVLLACVITMAADLLGFTLVTEFYGLVVCCALYGFFMGTLACTHIPMLAEDEVVGIERMSSAAGVYVFIQSFAGLAGPPLGGVLVDATQNYGAAFYSCAIGMALSAVFLGLVKPAKRGLFCRRTSSKPSEDECERTESRGQSGGQKPDQRTNITNNCSESHGKLYVDQTGATEDVEEGTPCS from the exons ATG GACATGGAACTGTGCagagcaaagataacacaattCCTGGGACCCAATGTCTACTCAGAGGCCCCTGATGGAGGCTGGGGATGGGTGATCGCCGTTGCCTTTTTTCTAGTGGAAGTTTTCACCTACGGCACCATTAAGAGTTTTGGCATCTTCCTCCAGGACCTGATGGAAGAGTTTGGGGAGACCACCAGTCGGGTCTCCTGGATTGTTTCTATCTGCGTCTTTGTCATGACCTTCAATG GTCCTCTCTCCTCTGTGTTGACAAACCGCTTCGGTTTCCAAGTTGTTGTAATGATCGGAGGATTACTTATTTCCTCTGGTACCATTGCCACCAGCTTTACTGGCTCCATCAATCAAATATACATCACCTATGGCTTAGTTACAG GCCTGGGCTACTGTCTGACCTTCCTGCCCACTGTGACCATCCTTTCGCAGTATTTTAACCATCGGCGGTCTCTGGTCACAGCTGTAGCTTCCACCGGGGAGTCCTTGTCAATGTTTGCCCTGGCACCAG CATTTTCTGCACTGAGAGACAATATTGGCTGGCGACATACCATGGTAGTGATTGGGGCTCTGCaaagcatcatcatcatctgtggTGTGCTGCTTCGGCCGATCATTATCAAAGCCAGGCCGTCACCAAAAGAGCTAGAGCCCCTGAGGACGCAAGAGAAGCCAGAGGACACAAACCTCGAGGACTCTGTAGGAACTGGAGACGCAGGTGTCCAGTCTCTGAGAGAAAACAGTAAGGTAGAGGAGAATGGTTTATTGCATAAAGAAGACAGGTTAGAGACAGAGCATATGTCAGTAGGAATAAGTAAGGTGGAGATTAAAGAGTcagaaacagagaaaataaacaGAGATGCAGAGAAACAGCtgatgagtgatgaagaaacTAAATCAGGCAATGAACAGCTACCGGCAAAGAATTCTAGACTCATAGACTTCTCCATCCTCAGAGAGTGTAGCTTCATTTTATATTCTCTGTTTGGGCTTTGTGCCACTTTGGGCTTTTTTGCCCCTCCGCTCTACATCATCGAGCTGAGTGTGAGTCGCGGTGTCGAACGGGACAAAGCCGCCTACATGCTCTCCACCATAGCCGTGGCGGAAATCTTGGGCCGATTCTCCATTGGCTGGATCCTAACGCGGAAGCAGTTCGTGACGAGGAAGCTTCTGGTGCTCCTTGCCTGTGTCATCACAATGGCCGCCGATCTTTTGGGATTCACTTTGGTGACAGAGTTCTATGGCCTGGTTGTGTGTTGTGCTTTGTATGGGTTCTTCATGGGAACCCTGGCATGCACCCACATACCCATGCTGGCTGAAGACGAAGTGGTGGGCATAGAGAGAATGTCTTCAGCTGCTGGTGTCTATGTGTTCATTCAAAGTTTTGCCGGGCTGGCTGGACCACCACTTGGAG GTGTGCTTGTGGATGCGACTCAGAACTACGGTGCAGCTTTCTACTCCTGCGCGATCGGCATGGCCCTGAGTGCTGTGTTCCTGGGTTTGGTAAAACCTGCAAAGAGAGGATTGTTCTGTAGGAGGACAAGCTCCAAACCCTCCGAAGACGAATGTGAAAGGACAGAGAGCAGGGGACAGAGTGGGGGGCAGAAACCAGACCAAAGAACTAACATCACGAACAACTGCTCCGAGTCACATGGCAAACTGTACGTAGACCAGACGGGAGCCACAGAGGACGTCGAGGAGGGTACACCTTGTTCTTGA
- the amz2 gene encoding archaemetzincin-2, with product MKVIQHSAETLRTALVSKSQDVATLYNEYTKEERGLLEEGFHPGKLGSLFQPITVHSDSDWILAHPEEPQNFESFYRDPYRKTPDTAHNTIYIQTIGSFGEVGPQTEQYVEWLRDYCQAFFYGLSVKLLPSVTVSETGCSFRVNSSLHNLQILTGDLLRFLGKRKPKEAFCIVGITMIDLYPKDSWNFVFGQASLSEGMGVFSFARYDDNFYTKGYAGRLKKQLKPRQGDYSVFEGYYTPPITSTLLLRSCKTMTHEIGHMFGIRHCQWMHCVMQGSNHLEESDLRPLDFCPVCLHKLHISVGFRLAERYKALLDCMEEDQSPTSLPVGASACHAALHFPKPTEAFQSSKLWLRRCLEKLENTEL from the exons ATGAAAGTGATCCAGCACTCTGCAGAGACGCTTCGCACGGCTTTGGTCTCTAAGTCGCAGGATGTAGCTACACTTTACAATGAGTACACAAAAGAAGAAAGGGGTCTCCTGGAGGAAGGATTCCACCCAGGGAAGCTAGGTTCCCTTTTCCAGCCCATCACTGTGCACTCTGACTCAGACTGGATTCTCGCTCATCCTGAGGAACCACAAAACTTCGAGAGCTTCTACCGGGACCCTTATCGCAAGACACCCGATACGGCCCACAATACGATTTATATTCAAACCATAG GTTCATTTGGAGAAGTGGGACCTCAGACAGAGCAGTATGTTGAGTGGCTCAGAGACTACTGCCAGGCCTTTTTCTACGGGCTTTCGGTCAAGCTGCTTCCATCAGTTACTGTGTCTGAAACAGGATGCTCTTTCAGAGTGAACAGTAGCTTACACAATCTTCAGATCCTCACAG GGGACCTTCTGCGGTTTCTAgggaagaggaaaccaaaagagGCTTTCTGCATTGTTGGAATCACAATGATTGACCTCTACCCCAAAGACTCCTGGAACTTTGTCTTTGGACAGGCCTCTCTCAGTGAGG GAATGGGTGTTTTCAGCTTTGCCAGGTATGATGACAACTTCTACACTAAAGGTTACGCTGGCAGACTGAAGAAACAACTGAAGCCAAGGCAGGGAGACTATTCTGTGTTTGAGGGATATTACACTCCGCCTATAACCAGCACTCTCCTACTTCGATCCTGCAAG ACCATGACCCATGAGATTGGCCATATGTTTGGAATAAGGCATTGCCAGTGGATGCACTGTGTCATGCAGGGCTCTAACCACCTCGAGGAGTCTGATCTGAGGCCTTTGGATTTCTGTCCTGTCTGTCTTCACAAACTGCACATCTCAGTTGGCTTCAGACTCGCTGAAAGATACAAG GCTTTACTGGATTGTATGGAGGAAGATCAGAGTCCAACATCACTACCCGTGGGGGCATCTGCATGTCATGCTGCACTCCACTTTCCCAAGCCCACTGAGGCCTTTCAATCATCCAAACTGTGGCTTCGTAGGTGTTTGGAAAAACTTGAAAATACTGAACTATAG